A section of the Nitrososphaerota archaeon genome encodes:
- the ilvN gene encoding acetolactate synthase small subunit, which produces MWAILSILVENKPGILFKVTHLFRSRNFNIDSISVGVTQNPEFSKMTITTIGDEKQIEQIVKQLDKMIDTIEVKRLDDKKTVFRELSLFRVKVSKPSDSMEINNIANSFGAKVHDARRDSIMVALTATPEQINNLQELLAPYEILDIARTGVAALQRGGD; this is translated from the coding sequence GTGTGGGCAATACTTTCAATTTTAGTAGAAAACAAACCTGGAATACTATTCAAGGTGACTCACTTGTTTCGCTCCAGAAACTTTAACATTGATTCAATATCTGTTGGTGTGACTCAGAATCCGGAATTTTCAAAGATGACAATTACCACAATAGGCGATGAAAAGCAAATAGAGCAAATTGTAAAGCAACTGGACAAAATGATTGACACAATAGAGGTAAAGCGGTTAGACGACAAAAAAACAGTATTCAGAGAATTGTCGTTGTTTAGAGTCAAAGTGTCAAAACCATCGGATTCCATGGAAATCAACAATATAGCAAACTCTTTTGGTGCCAAGGTTCATGATGCAAGACGCGATTCTATAATGGTAGCACTCACTGCCACGCCTGAGCAGATCAACAATCTTCAAGAATTACTTGCTCCCTATGAAATACTAGACATTGCAAGGACCGGTGTTGCAGCACTACAAAGGGGCGGAGACTGA
- the ilvB gene encoding biosynthetic-type acetolactate synthase large subunit, with the protein MEKISGARSLIKALEKQGVKEIFGLPGGANLPMYDELYKSNIRHILVRHEQSAAHMADGFGRVSRRAGVCFATSGPGATNIVTGLATANADSSPMVAITGQVPTAMIGRDAFQESDIIGIANPVVKYSFQPTKATDVPEVVKKGFYIAETGRPGAVLIDIPKDVQTNEAEIPFPEEVKIRGYHPWTDPDIVAIEKAIKLLLSSTKPVILAGGGVIISSAFAELQSLAEMLMIPVVSTFKGKGAFPENHTLSLGPIGMHGHAEANKIMSEADCVLAIGTRFSDRSVGRFDEFEKNLKIIHLDVDPAEIGKNQTTSVAIVGDVKASLRIFVKLLMQKAFKKTEENEWLKHVTEVKQYWRDNLKLHPGELTAAKILRKLREVMPAQSIVTTEVGQHQMWASLFYDVISPGTFFSSTGLGTMGWGFPAAIGAKAARPDLPVVDIAGDGSFNMTENSLATSVLDNLPVIVFLVNNYTLGMVAQWQRTFYDRRMIGVDQKQCPDYCKLAESYGAQGIRVGDLNELGQAIKAGLKSNVATVIDIPIDPEEDVLPFVAPGTSLKDMILPS; encoded by the coding sequence ATGGAAAAAATTTCAGGCGCAAGATCGTTAATCAAAGCATTAGAAAAACAAGGAGTAAAAGAAATCTTCGGGCTACCGGGAGGTGCAAACCTTCCAATGTACGATGAGCTCTACAAGAGCAACATTCGGCATATTCTAGTTAGACATGAGCAATCAGCCGCACACATGGCAGACGGATTTGGAAGAGTCTCAAGACGAGCCGGTGTGTGCTTTGCAACATCAGGCCCTGGCGCTACTAATATCGTGACAGGCCTTGCAACTGCAAACGCAGACTCGTCTCCAATGGTGGCAATAACCGGACAGGTGCCAACTGCAATGATAGGTCGCGATGCTTTCCAGGAAAGCGACATTATTGGAATAGCAAACCCCGTTGTAAAATATTCATTCCAGCCAACCAAGGCAACCGACGTTCCAGAGGTAGTCAAAAAAGGATTCTACATTGCAGAGACAGGAAGACCAGGCGCAGTACTAATCGATATTCCTAAGGACGTTCAAACAAACGAAGCGGAGATTCCATTCCCAGAAGAAGTCAAAATCCGCGGATACCATCCGTGGACTGACCCAGACATTGTCGCAATCGAAAAAGCAATCAAGTTGTTACTATCATCTACAAAGCCAGTAATTCTAGCTGGCGGTGGTGTCATAATATCATCCGCATTTGCGGAATTGCAGTCATTGGCTGAAATGCTAATGATTCCAGTGGTGTCTACATTCAAGGGCAAGGGGGCATTTCCAGAAAACCATACCCTATCTCTAGGTCCTATAGGCATGCACGGACACGCAGAAGCAAACAAGATAATGTCTGAAGCCGACTGTGTGCTGGCAATAGGAACCAGATTCTCTGACAGATCAGTAGGAAGATTTGATGAATTTGAGAAAAATCTCAAAATCATACACCTAGATGTCGACCCGGCAGAAATCGGCAAAAACCAGACAACGAGTGTTGCCATAGTGGGCGATGTCAAGGCATCCTTGAGAATATTTGTCAAATTATTGATGCAGAAGGCATTCAAAAAGACAGAAGAAAACGAATGGCTAAAACACGTAACCGAAGTAAAGCAATACTGGCGAGACAATCTAAAATTACATCCGGGGGAATTAACTGCAGCGAAAATACTACGCAAACTACGTGAGGTAATGCCAGCACAATCTATAGTCACAACAGAGGTAGGCCAGCACCAAATGTGGGCGTCATTATTCTATGATGTAATATCTCCTGGCACTTTCTTTAGCTCAACTGGTCTTGGTACCATGGGTTGGGGTTTCCCAGCAGCAATAGGTGCAAAAGCAGCTAGACCGGACTTGCCAGTAGTGGACATTGCAGGTGATGGCAGCTTTAACATGACGGAAAACTCACTAGCTACATCTGTCCTAGACAATTTACCGGTAATCGTATTTTTGGTAAATAATTACACCCTTGGTATGGTTGCCCAGTGGCAGAGAACTTTCTATGACAGAAGAATGATTGGAGTTGACCAAAAACAATGCCCCGACTATTGCAAGTTAGCAGAATCATATGGGGCGCAGGGAATCAGAGTGGGCGATCTAAATGAGTTAGGCCAAGCAATCAAGGCAGGACTAAAATCTAATGTTGCAACAGTAATTGACATTCCAATCGACCCAGAAGAAGACGTGTTACCGTTTGTGGCACCTGGAACATCACTTAAGGACATGATCCTACCATCCTAG
- the lsrF gene encoding 3-hydroxy-5-phosphonooxypentane-2,4-dione thiolase, whose translation MDYGLKSRIASILKPNNGRGVMLAVDHGYFLGPTEKLEVPKRTISPIVRYCDSLMVTRGVVRSSVDPNFPVPIVLRVSGGASIIGEDLSNEEITTSIKDAIRINATAVTMSIFVGAKYEHKSLVGLGHLVNEAEEYGLPVLAVTAVGKELAKRDARYLSLSCRIAAEFGAHMVKTYYCDDFQKVVNSCPVPIIVAGGPKIPEREALALTYNSIKAGAAGVDMGRNIWQSQYPVAMIRAVRAIVHSNYNLDQAYKLFQQLSKGQPIPQNRGNFNPNQNRNQNRPQVNRPNPQGNRQNQNRNQLQKHPQQNRPNNQNRPNQKLGQLNQTKPNQKPNQGKPQNQNQPQNKPQQKQGQKPQQKPQSKPNQGKPQNQNKQQSKSQQKPNQPKPTQQPKPDAQPATPAPAAPKSQ comes from the coding sequence ATGGATTACGGATTAAAAAGCAGAATAGCAAGCATTCTGAAACCAAACAACGGTAGAGGAGTAATGCTTGCAGTAGATCACGGTTATTTTCTTGGACCAACAGAAAAACTCGAAGTACCAAAAAGAACAATTTCTCCAATTGTGAGATACTGTGACTCTCTGATGGTAACAAGAGGCGTCGTTAGAAGCTCAGTTGATCCAAATTTCCCGGTACCAATAGTGCTTCGAGTCTCAGGTGGCGCAAGCATCATTGGCGAAGACTTGTCCAATGAAGAAATCACAACAAGCATCAAAGACGCAATTAGAATTAACGCAACCGCAGTGACAATGTCTATTTTTGTAGGTGCAAAATATGAGCACAAATCTCTAGTCGGTCTAGGGCATCTGGTAAACGAGGCAGAAGAATATGGCTTACCGGTACTAGCTGTTACAGCAGTTGGAAAAGAACTGGCAAAGCGGGACGCTAGATACCTGTCATTATCATGCAGAATTGCAGCAGAATTTGGTGCACATATGGTTAAGACATATTATTGCGATGACTTTCAAAAAGTAGTCAACTCTTGCCCAGTTCCAATTATAGTAGCTGGTGGACCAAAAATCCCAGAGCGCGAAGCACTAGCCCTGACATACAATTCAATCAAGGCAGGTGCTGCAGGCGTTGATATGGGACGAAATATTTGGCAATCACAATACCCCGTGGCAATGATTAGGGCAGTTCGAGCTATCGTTCACTCTAATTACAACTTGGACCAAGCGTACAAGCTGTTCCAACAACTATCAAAAGGACAACCAATACCACAAAACCGGGGAAACTTTAATCCAAACCAAAATAGAAACCAAAACCGCCCCCAAGTAAACAGACCAAATCCACAAGGAAACAGGCAAAACCAAAACAGAAACCAACTACAAAAACATCCACAACAAAACAGACCAAACAATCAAAATCGACCAAATCAAAAACTAGGACAACTAAATCAAACTAAACCAAATCAAAAACCAAACCAAGGAAAACCACAAAACCAAAACCAACCGCAGAACAAACCTCAGCAAAAACAAGGACAAAAACCACAACAAAAACCACAAAGCAAACCAAACCAAGGAAAACCACAAAACCAAAACAAGCAGCAAAGTAAATCACAACAAAAACCAAACCAACCAAAACCAACACAACAACCAAAACCAGATGCACAACCGGCGACTCCGGCACCAGCAGCTCCAAAATCACAATAA
- a CDS encoding nuclear transport factor 2 family protein: MSDREDIIKTIETFFEVGKTKDLTPLQEIQLNDPAFSSYSDLPPYDLKDYKTSVELQELRFVSISDYDYSIRNPKISIFDYVAVVAFELTQKGMLVDTKAYTGEFMEIQGRATFVLVRKENWKIVHIHLSKI; encoded by the coding sequence TTGTCAGACAGAGAAGACATAATCAAAACTATAGAGACATTCTTTGAGGTAGGCAAGACCAAAGACCTAACACCGTTGCAGGAAATACAGCTAAATGATCCGGCATTTTCATCATACTCAGATTTACCACCATATGACCTCAAAGACTACAAGACATCAGTTGAATTACAAGAATTACGATTTGTCTCAATATCAGATTATGATTATTCCATTAGAAATCCAAAGATAAGTATCTTTGACTATGTTGCGGTGGTGGCATTTGAGCTGACACAAAAGGGAATGCTAGTTGACACAAAGGCATACACCGGCGAATTCATGGAAATACAGGGGCGAGCTACCTTTGTCCTAGTTAGAAAAGAGAATTGGAAGATAGTCCACATCCATCTGTCAAAGATCTAA